One genomic region from Bactrocera tryoni isolate S06 chromosome 3, CSIRO_BtryS06_freeze2, whole genome shotgun sequence encodes:
- the LOC120771197 gene encoding cyclin-H → MFPLSSQKKFWTFANEQQLSELRLQQNVNYINTHGAEMNQEQREAFFLLPVEERVLIKQYELYLNDFCRRFEPPMPKCVVGTAFHYFKRFFLNNTPMDYHPKEILATCVYLACKVEEFNVSIGQFVGNIKGDRNKAMDIILSNELLMMQQLNYYLTVHNPYRPVEGFLIDIKTRSNMSNPERLRPHIDEFIEKTFFTDACLLYAPSQIALAAVLHAASKEQENLDSYVTENLFVAARDKLPALIEAVRKIRFMVKAYELPSKEKVRMIEKKLEKCRNQENNPDSQIYKERMRKMLCDDDLDLPLDSSYHVADSSADMSMLNMSQESV, encoded by the exons ATGTTTCCTTTAAgttcgcaaaaaaaattttggactttTGCAAATGAACAACAACTTAGTGAATTACGTTTGCaacaaaatgttaattataTCAATACTCATGGCGCTGAAATGAAT CAGGAGCAACGTGAAGCTTTCTTCCTGCTGCCTGTGGAAGAACGTGTACTAATTAAGCAATATGAACTGTATTTAAATGATTTCTGCCGCCGCTTCGAACCGCCTATGCCAAAATGTGTTGTCGGCACTGCATTCCATTATTTcaaacgtttttttctgaacaaCACACCAATGGATTACCATCCTAAAGAGATATT aGCCACGTGTGTCTATTTAGCCTGCAAAGTTGAGGAGTTCAATGTATCCATTGGTCAGTTTGTGGGTAATATAAAGGGTGACCGGAATAAGGCAATGGATATTATACTCTCGAATGAGTTGCTCATGATGCAACAACTCAATTATTATTTGACTGTGCATAATCCCTATAGGCCGGTCGAGGGATTTCTCATCGATATTAAG actCGCAGCAATATGTCGAATCCCGAACGTTTGAGACCACACATAGATGAGTTTATTGAAAAGACGTTCTTCACAGACGCTTGTCTGCTATACGCGCCGTCACAG ATTGCACTGGCAGCTGTGCTGCATGCCGCTAGTAAAGAACAAGAAAATCTAGATAGCTATGTCactgaaaatttatttgtggcGGCGCGTGATAAATTGCCCGCGCTCATAGAGGCTGTGCGCA AAATACGCTTTATGGTTAAGGCATACGAGCTGCCATCGAAGGAAAAAGTAAGAATGATTGAAAAGAAGCTGGAAAAGTGTCGCAATCAAGAAAATAATCCTGACAGTCAAAT CTATAAAGAGCGCATGCGCAAAATGCTTTGTGACGATGACTTGGACCTCCCCTTAGATTCATCATATCACGTCGCAGACTCTAGTGCAGACATGTCTATGCTTAATATGAGTCAAGAATCTGTATGA
- the LOC120771362 gene encoding fructose-bisphosphate aldolase-like translates to MGTNYQYIPCALQEELRRIANAIVAPGKGILAADESPGSMEKRFSPYNLPNTEENRRQYRQLMFTTENLQDYISGVILHNETLYQKADNGKTFGDLLRHRGIIVGIKVDKGIVPLPGTLDEGTTEGLDDLYCRCGKYKRDGCDFAKWRCVLKIGKHTPSYQAIMENTNILARYASICQSQGIVPIVEPEVLVDGDHDIIRAQKVTETVLAAQYKALNDHHVFLEGTLLKPNMILPGQSSCRKNSPEEVAYVTVQSFLRAVPAAVPGIVFLSGGQSEEEATVHLNAINTINLKRPWELSFSYGRALQASAMAAWAGKKENIPLGQAELKKRAKASSLARSGKYVAGSIPPFKAEQSLFVADHKY, encoded by the exons ATGGGCACCAACTACCAATACATACCGTGCGCACTACAAGAAGAGCTCCGACGCATCGCCAATGCGATCGTGGCACCGGGCAAAGGTATATTGGCGGCCGACGAATCGCCCGGCTCCATGGAAAAGAGATTTTCACCATATAATTTACCAAACACCGAAGAAAATCGACGTCAATATCGTCAACTCATGTTTACGACCGAAAACCTACAGGACTACATATCGGGTGTTATATTGCATAACGAAACTCTCTACCAAAAAGCAGATAATGGCAAGACATTTGGGGATTTGCTGCGACATCGTGGCATAATTGTGGGTATAAAAGTGGATAAAGGCATTGTACCGTTGCCTGGTACCTTGGATGAGGGCACCACAGAGGGTCTTGATGATCTCTACTGCCGTTGTGGCAAATACAAAAGGGATGGTTGTGATTTTGCGAAATGGCGTTGTGTTTTGAAGATCGGCAAACATACACCCTCCTATCAGGCGATCATGGAGAATACGAATATTCTAGCGCGTTACGCCTCGATATGCCAGTCGCAGGGTATTGTACCGATCGTGGAACCAGAAGTGCTGGTCGATGGAGATCATGATATAATTAGAGCACAAAAG GTGACGGAAACTGTTTTGGCTGCTCAATACAAGGCATTGAATGATCATCACGTGTTCTTGGAGGGCACCCTGCTGAAACCGAATATGATACTACCTGGTCAAAGCTCTTGTCGAAAGAATTCACCTGAGGAAGTAGCTTATGTAACTGTGCAAAGTTTTCTTAGAGCAGTACCAGCTGCCGTACCAG GTATCGTTTTCCTTTCCGGCGGTCAATCAGAGGAAGAGGCTACAgtgcatttaaatgcaataaatactaTAAACTTGAAACGGCCTTGGGAACTTTCATTCTCTTACGGACGTGCCCTACAAGCATCGGCGATGGCAGCTTGGGCTggcaaaaaagaaaacataccACTTGGTCAAGCCGAGCTTAAGAAGAGGGCTAAA GCGAGTTCACTGGCCAGAAGTGGTAAATATGTTGCGGGTTCCATACCACCCTTTAAAGCAGAACAAAGTTTATTTGTAGCCGATCACAAATACTAA
- the LOC120772792 gene encoding wiskott-Aldrich syndrome protein homolog 1 → MDDNYISSPNDFQHMEGTESVEFKRTFALDGIGEDETLRLYLRKAGLSDEIEYLTPEQRRAFIYDIIKSNKMPGYWMPSTMTSPSPYNLSSTATTSSRTPPPPPLRKVSATSNNSSTPPPTLGYATVSASSSSNSLKSLEKSSPIVPRRYEPTPPTPPSPSTFVTSIKGSKYEISGPMNFQHIAGDMTRDRTRNAFDLTMTMNDNVLRKYMLERGITDEDLKGMRKQEIIKNIVQSKFTWMPPKRNVNGTASHHLPDIKYATVSSASDYGLITSPRFSRSKKSMHAPPPPKPTNSVLTTVQVTKPQPTPAAVPPPPPPPNSNVSLKTATNTHSSLNILAASFADPRDFPSIEDIYSNKTEMEATARQTSVQPRLTLRQAPPPPPSVKPTTITDAPLQPPPPSLVQANNKKLSVIYHSNQSLYSLDEWETEEDTADSQIYGRTNAGSKTPPTPSDSNLYASIKPVNKQNNLKINADLGGYASVGGRKQLTGPPTPPKPTLKPTFAARASKVGAPKPQPPPPSAKQNVVSSVHIPPPPPPIGSTPIPPLSLPPTGGAPIPPPPPALSGGAPIPPPPPPLSGGAPIPPPPPPLTGGAPMPPPPPALNSAAKGSRQPTVPATKNNDIGDARGALLDSIRKGVALKKVDQKAATISGVKPRAERKPPATDFLSELKLGITLRRVKDKTHNPYAGEDPDESQA, encoded by the exons ATGGATGACAATTACATTAGTTCACCGAACGACTTCCAGCACATGGAGGGCACCGAGTCGGTGGAATTCAAACGAACCTTTGCACTCGATGGCATCGGTGAGGACGAGACCTTGCGACTGTATTTGCGTAAAGCGGGATTATCCGACGAAATTGAGTACTTGACACCCGAACAGCGACGTGCCTTCATCTACGATATCATTAAGAGCAACAAAATGCCTGGATATTGGATG CCTTCCACAATGACTTCGCCATCGCCATACAATTTatcatcaacagcaacaactagtAGTCgtacaccaccaccaccgccttTACGCAAAGTCAGCGCCACAAGCAACAACAGCTCGACTCCGCCGCCAACACTGGGATACGCCACTGTGAGCGCATCTTCGTCAAGTAATAGCTTAAAAAGTTTGGAAAAAAGTAGTCCCATTGTACCGCGTCGATATGAGCCGACACCTCCTACACCGCCTTCGCCCTCAACATTTGTGACCAGCATTAAGGGTTCCAAATACGAGATAAGTGGCCCGATGAACTTTCAACACATAGCTGGCGATATGACACGAGATCGGACGCGCAATGCATTTGATCTTACCATGACCATGAATGATAATGTATTGAGGAAATATATGCTGGAACGCGGCATAACGGATGAGGACTTGAAAGGCATGCGCAAGCaggaaatcattaaaaatatcgTGCAATCAAAGTTTACTTGGATG CCACCTAAGCGTAATGTTAATGGCACAGCCAGTCATCATCTACCCGATATAAAGTACGCTACTGTATCTTCTGCCAGTGATTATGGTCTAATCACCTCACCGAGGTTCTCACGATCGAAAAAATCAATGCATGCGCCCCCGCCACCAAAACCAACAAACTCAGTCTTAACGACTGTACAGGTTACCAAACCACAACCAACTCCAGCAGCGgtaccgccaccaccaccacctccAAATTCAAATGTGTCGTTAAAGACAGCCACAAATACACattcaagtttgaacatattagCTGCGAGTTTCGCCGACCCCAGGGATTTTCCCTCCATCGAAGATATTTATAGCAACAAGACTGAAATGGAAGCAACAGCGCGGCAAACCTCTGTGCAACCTAGGCTGACTTTGAGGCAAGCGCCTCCTCCACCACCATCTGTAAAACCGACAACAATCACTGATGCACCACTACAGCCACCACCTCCATCTCTTGTCcaagcaaacaataaaaaattgtcagTAATTTACCATTCCAATCAAAGTTTGTACAGCCTCGACGAATGGGAAACTGAAGAAGATACTGCTGATAGTCAAATATACGGAAGAACGAATGCCGGCTCTAAAACGCCGCCTACACCTAGCGATAGCAATTTGTATGCTTCCATAAAAccagtaaataaacaaaataacctGAAAATTAACGCGGACCTCGGAGGTTATGCAAGTGTTGGTGGTAGAAAACAGCTTACTggaccaccaacaccaccaaaGCCTACGCTGAAGCCAACATTTGCTGCTCGAGCTTCTAAAGTGGGAGCACCTAAACCTCAACCACCACCGCCGTCAGCTAAACAAAATGTAGTTTCTAGTGTTCATATACCACCTCCACCACCTCCTATTGGTAGTACGCCTATTCCACCGCTATCACTACCTCCTACTGGAGGTGCACCTATCCCTCCGCCACCACCAGCTCTTAGTGGTGGTGCACCTATCCCTCCGCCACCGCCACCTCTTAGTGGTGGTGCACCTATtccaccgccgccgccacctCTTACTGGTGGTGCACCaatgccaccaccaccacctgcACTAAACTCTGCTGCGAAGGGTAGCAGACAACCAACGGTGCCTGCAACTAAAAATAATGATATCGGTGATGCGCGTGGTGCTTTGTTAGATAGTATACGGAAGGGTGTAGCATTAAAG AAAGTTGATCAGAAAGCAGCCACAATCAGCGGTGTGAAGCCACGCGCCGAACGTAAGCCGCCAGCTACCGACTTCCTTTCCGAACTTAAACTGGGTATAACTCTGCGTCGCGTAAAGGACAAGACACACAACCCATATGCCGGCGAAGATCCAGATGAATCCCAAGCTTAA